The Bombyx mori chromosome 20, ASM3026992v2 genomic sequence aataaaaatcaaaaccgcaaaattataatttgcgtaattactggtggtaggacctcttgtgagtcagcgcgggtaggtagcaccgccctgcctatttctgccgtgaagcagtaatgcgtttcggtttgaagggtggggcagccgttgtaactatacttgagaccttagaactttatctcaaggtgggtggcgcatttaagttgtagatctctatgggctccattaaccacatAACAACAAGTGGGCTgcgagctggtccacccatctaagcaataaaaaaaaaccttccctCTCATGAGCCCTCCAAAAATCTCAGAGCCCATCATCTGCTGCACAACTCACCCGGCCAGTTCGTTTATACTCAGCATCCCGTTGTGGTCTCTGTCCAAGTTCAAGTACTGCCCGTAGACGCGTAGCGCCGAGGCCGCACTGAACCAGTTCTGCTCTTGCAACTCCATCGGTAGGTCTTCTTCGCGGAGCTGGAAACGTAAAAAGGATTTTTGAGAAGGACCTGACAGTTGTCTAGACATGAGTATGTACCAAGTATGTACCATCATCTTTGCTTCATCCGACATAAGGCAATGCATCTCGGTTTGGAAGGTGAGTTAGCCaaacatacaatacaattgagacatcgtTCTCATGTCTGAACGTGAGTGGCGGCGTTAACGTGAGAACCTGATCAATGATCACAAAGGGAAGAAGCGTAATAAAAGTTTGGGCGGATAAGTCTGAGCGAAGGGCTCTCTGATAGGCGACGAAGAAACAAAACTATTGGAATTCACAGAAtaccaatataataattaaaaatattctaacTTTGAAAATTATGTTAAGAATCAGCTGACGTAAGGGGTCAGTGACCACTCACGAGCCAATTAATTTGTTGAAGAAAGAGATCGTCTGAACAGgatgataaagaaaaaaaacaataactacaaGCATTCCTTTCTTACCTCAAGTAAATCATCTAAGAAAGAACAGGATAGGACGTCGCTGATCCTTACACGTCCGATCCGTAGTGGGTCGAGGAAGAAAAGGAACTTCCTCGCTGCCGTGCATACGTAGAACGAGGTGAATGATGAGTCCAGACCGTCTAGAGCTGCCAGAGACGGGACTAACTCTGCTATGTAACTCTCCAAATCCTAAACGACAagtaattaagtaataaatagtatttgttaATGATCAAACTATATGAACGAATAAGaatttaaaagcttattaaaaaaaacatttgttaaatacgttgtaaccatttacgtaaattaattgtgTTATTATAGTATAACCTAGTTTAATGGTTTATAGGCTGTTTGTATAAAGCGAGTTACCTGCAGTCAAACTGCGTAAGCAGTTTTGCGGGGCATGTTTTGAATGTAACTTTTtacgaataaatatattacatacatacatacataaagcCGTGTGCTTAGTAGAGATATCGCACTAATCAATATGCGGTGACGTCATAAATCGTTAACtgcttattttttgttattccaCAATTACCCtcgtatataaatataacagtttttattaatttgatctTTGGTCTAATAATTTGGAACAaatacttttataaaataataagcaaatttttattcaattccatAGTATTAGAGGAAGGACTGGTCTGTAAGTGTTTAGTGCTGATCTAAAACAATCTCAGTGATATCggattaaaatatatgtttgaATGTATGACAATGAAATGTATGACATTACAAAGAGCTAAAGAAAAGCAAGATTTACTCCAAAATGTTGAAGTCAGAAATGTACATAATACTACATAAAACTAAATACTAAACAAAAACCAGACCAGTTGTGGTAGCCTGATGCACATAACACCTGATGACATCtatataacaatatacctatacTAGTGTGCAAATCCCACATGCTAGTACCACCATTTCAACAGAATTAACAATTTGTAGTAGACGGTGGCGTTGTAGCAGAGATATTGCTGCTGTCCATGATAAACTGTAACCACTCCCGACCAAGTTGGCCGTCTgcctaaaaataattataaaaaaagaaactaatataatatgttcAAGAACAAATTCCATATTAACAGTCAGAGTTAACAGGGAATAAAGATGCCTCAATATAGTTATCATTAACAAGTCCACGAAAGAGGTGTTACAATAATTTCTATCTATTTTCTCTATATAgtgttttcaataaattatattcataCTAACTTGCTCAGTGAGATAGCCTTGTCCCGTAACATCATAGAGAGATAGTCCGATTCTCGTCTGCTGCAGCCACACTCGTCTCATAACATAGTTGAATAGAGAGACAGCACGAATCCTGCCAACACTGCCTTCGGCTGCTTGCAGACGTCCAAAAACTTCTGCTGTGAAATACGGTCTGAAAATAATTACATTCTGTTGCTGCAGGTTAATCAGTTTTTATAACTGAACTGATAGTAAAAATTTGTAGTAGATTCCAAATCAGATTTCGTTTTTCAAAGTAAGCTTATTATATTCTAGTATATTGGGCAcataataatcaattaaaattttaaaattatttaaagccAAGTAattttcttgcttaatttttgcttcctttgtttatattttttcctaACTTTATCTATTCGATGACATTGGATTTTTTTACTATCATCGAAAGTGTTTAACATAAGTAGTACTAAAAAGAAAtttctcataaataaataaaatattaataatctcAGAGAAGATTCCCTTTTAGTTTCTTGTCTGAACAGAGAACTAATGTGTAAATAAGGCACATCTCAGTTTCAAATGGATTGGATGAATTTCAGTTGCAGCAGATTCTTTAAAGAACCTGGTGGAACTACAGCCATTTGATACAGTATTTAGATACTGCTAGTTGGCATTCTCTAGCATTGCAGGCTGTCTAACCTGTGGTCACTATGCCATGACAAACAATTCAAaattgggtaattaagttaATCAACACTACCTATATTTAGGTCCAGCTTCTTCTCTGATCttcttaaattgaaaatagtctATGATCAACTCATCATTGTTGGAGCTGCTGTAATTCCCGTTGGTCTTCTCTAACAGGGTCCAGAGATGTTTCAACTCAGCATTATCGAGTAGCTCCTTGCTCTTCTTCTGCAGAAATTGTGCTCGAGTTTCTTCTCGTAGTTTCTGTGCTAGGACATCATCATTACGGGGtaatttgtagtaaaatttaggTATGCTTTTGTAAGATTCATCATTGTCCAATTTGGGTTGATAAAGTTCCTTGAATGTCTCCACTTCAATTGTTTCACTTTCTTGTTTTGTTATGCTCGTTCCAGTATCTGttagataatataaattaatataatatgtatcatcagcccacagacatccactaCTGGACTGGGTCTCTGTCAAGGTGATGATGACTCTGTGTCCagcaaatatattataatatggtaCAGTAATAAATTATAGTGTCATATGGGTTCTAGTGACTTAACATATGACCTTTTTGTGGTTTATGAAGTTACAAATATGTTATTAAGTTTCATTGAAAAGTTATCCAGAGTAGACATTTTTTAACTggattattttgtaaattataatgattttatatatGATGTTATATATGATATGATGTTATATCAATCAATTGTTTAAAAGAaagttaagtaaataaaatatttaaaagaagaTATGTTTTTAAGACATATCCGCTTCAAAGTCGATTACTAGTCTTACCGTCtagttttttaatgtattttttgagtctgtttttcaaaatattattcaatttgGTGTCCTGTTCGTTCGGCAGCTTGGCGTCCCCAGAAGCACTAATGTCGGTTCCACTGCCCTTATTTTTCACTTCTTTTTCTTTATCAGACATGATTTAGTTTTGGAAATTAGTGTATTagtgctttttaaaaaaaaacaataatttcataGTGATTGCGAAAAAACAATCtcactatatatattttttttttgttaaaatcccTGACTGAATGTTTACTACCAAATCAAAACACACTGGTGTCACGGTGACATTGACACTAATAAGAATTTGACATTTCTGGGATACGTAAGcataatattaaacttaaataGCATTttagtaggtacctacttacttTTAAGATATCGAGGTCGTATTTTTACTACaagaaataattaaacttaTGTAGTAAATTAACAGAAgcatgtaaaaacaaaaaaccaggtAAAGTAAACCTAGACAAACAAAATATACTCATAGATCTCGTATTTtccagcaataaaataataaaatttgtttaaatatgtactatgaacaatgaaattaaaacaaacggAAAAAAGGTGGACCTACACGTTACagttttgaatagcaccgcgaCGAAATAAGAAACCTTTCAATTAATTCCATATTTTTACCAGAGATGGCGTTAACTAATAAATCGAGCCCGCTGAagcacaaaaattaaaaacgcgCGTTGAAATCTTTTAAACCACATGAATGTTTCAGAAACTCTTTTCAATTTATGCACGTTGAgtgaaaatgaaatttaaatattatcataaaCAAGTCCCGTAATCGAACACATAAATTACAAAGTAGTTTGTAACCAAAGTAACCAACATAGCGTATACAACTAGTGAAAACCATTAATTTACAATAACAaagattacaaatttaaaatagacGAGACATGACATTGTCTGttcgaattatatttttaatcttgaaaatttgaataaaatcagCTGAACCTTGCTATTTAAATACAGAATATTACCTTTCcccctatctattcgctggtatgTTAAGGGCCTATTGCAGTTACGCGTgtactggtaggtgagctcacgggctcaacctgagagaatttgctaacacaagccatagcaagagcagtgctttgcagagtctaccagcggatcggaatcacgacccactaaaaagatccggcgagaaactcagtgggctgtgtctatagcaaattatatatttatgctcattaaatattaacacaaaaacagtgctCCTTCTAGTAACATTAAATCTCTGCCAGATCGTGCAAGTGATATGAAAATGCTTTCTTTGCCGCGAACATTAACTGAACGATTTCCCTATAGGGTAGGTACATGTGTGAAGGTATTTCTCTTTAAGCAACACTTTTAAATCTATCCGTTTATTTCTAACAACAATCAACAATATATTGATAAAACTAGttttgtccgcgtggaatagttactttggcataacgctaaattttacccccccttcatttacatagaaagtgaaaatatttatgaattatagaatgctaagaaggcatttaaacccctattttgaaacattctttattggtgctccacttataTTGGTCTTACTGTgatattatatagcctatagccttcctcgataaatgggctatctaacactgaaacaatttttcaaatcggacaagtagttcctgagattagcgcgttcaaacaaacaaactcttcagcttaataatattagtatagattaataaataGAGATCATTATAATTCTGCTTAATTcaacattatatttaattttgttataattcgtcgtggcctaacggataagacgtccggtgcattcgtatgtagcgatgcaccggtgttcgaatcccgtaggcgggtaccaatttttctattgaaatacgtacctaacaattgttcacgattgacttccacggtgaaggaataacatcgcgtaataaaaatcaaacccgcaaaattataatttgcataattactggtggtaggacctcttgtgagtccgcacgcgtaggtaccaccacattgcctatttctgccgtgaagcagtaatgcgtttcggtttgaagggtggggaagccgttgaaactatattGATACTTTAGAattcaaatctcaaggtgggtagcggcctttacgttgcagatgtctatgggttcgagtaaccacttaacaccaggtgaattatgagctcgtccaacgacctagcaataaaaaataaaaaaaaatgtcaaaaatgCAATTTTTGTGTTTTGATTGGTACAATTGAAGCATCGATGTAATGTAggtataatgttaattttaatgttaagcTCCGTTTGTTTGTTGGTTTACCTATCACGTAAAAGCTCCTGCGCCGGCTCTGTAGAAGCATTGTAAGTTTAACAGATTTaggttgaaataaaaaaaaagaaatcgagGGTTGAAGGActttttggtttaagcgatatttctaCAACTTTACagcaatttaaagtttaaaatttggaataagcaataaacaagtaataaacagacaaacaaacttcttcagctatttgtatGAAGTAAGTTTCATTGAAGTTCACTTAACTACTCgtacctatacttgagaccttagaacttatatctcaaggcgggtggcacatttacgttgttgtacggctccagtgaccacttgtGACCACAGTGaccaccaggtgagctgtgagctcgtccatccacctaagcaataaataaaaaaaagcttaaaaacatcgaactttttttatgattgaaagtttactggtggcccgaaggcctttccagtttcaccaggacaggtgggcgagcaaaggctcagccaagaggggtgggatttgctaacaactgcccgagcgcctccgaaggagacctaacaactcaagagcaattgtttcgcgaatgaatctactaccggatcggaatcgcgacccgctgagaagatccggcgagaaactcagcgggctgatgcatgggttaggttgcacgtcgacctctttgtcgagttcgacgagtacggttaccggggtccctaagcctgcccctagtattagagctgaaggcatctaatgcaaaggttattggatctgatggatccgtaaggacgtgtctagggcgtcgacggtgactggctcctgcatgatcaggattcggggagtagtcagcggcggcaacgataaggcgattatcatgacgcatagccttatcgaagtaccgttccgacgctgacttcatgtatttctggatagattcgaggcccaggtcgtcgtgtaggtcaacgttcctcacgaaccacggagctccgacggctaacctgcaaaagcgggattgtagagattggagggtgtctatgtgtgtgcgggccgcgtgagcgaacaccacactcgcgtaagtcatgacgggccttatgcaagttttgtaaagtgtcaccttgttccgaagggacattttactccgcttacagatcatggggtagagtctaccgagaataaacgcggcacggtcgtggactgattttatatgcgggcggaatgtcatcgatgcatccagggtaacgcccaggtacttgaccttcctggcccagggtatgggttgtctaaagagagtaatcgggggtgaacatcgaactgttgcttataccaaataaaacgtatctttaattacaaagataaatatttcTTATTAGGCGAAATGTTAATGATTGAAAAGATTTTGTCAATGGTTCATGAAAAGGCACTCTACTGACGTAAACAtgtatctgaaaaaaaaaatgtcgattcgttcaaatcaaatcagaaaatttttttttttattcaacataaatgaaagtacatacttgttgaacgtcaaaagaactaccgccaattcacaagaactagcctccgtcctgagaagaattggcaagaaactcagcgggcatgtttttttttttttttttttttaataagaaattattatttattaattttttaatattacattattttttttaatatgagttttttacaatgagtattataacgtaacaattactacaatattgaaatgcccggagcgagcaactcattcccactttgtgcaatcttctagataatcattgactttatagtaagctttattgcacagatgttctttaacagttttcttaaacctatgtatatgtaggttctgaacatcttgtgggattttgttgtacaggcgcacagacaaacacccgaatgaatttcgtatcttatgtaacctactcatgggcacaacaagcttgtgtttgttcctagtatttctattatgtatgtccgactttttaggaaactcctcaacatgtttacgaacatacatcaaattttcaaaaatgtactgggatagcatagtgagaactttaatttctttaaatttctccctcagggattcccttgagtgcatgttataaatagcgcgtatagctcttttctgcagaataaatatcgtttctaccGTATCGTTGTATCGTTTCGTCttgaaagaaggacaaacaagtacattttacttttataatattaagatacCTATAGAATAAAGCAATACCACACGACCTGTGTTTTTGTTTGTcaaatgataaaatataatcagttTTCTAACTTTAGGTTTTGTTACGATAAtggccttatcgttgccgccgctgactactccccaaatcctgatcatgcaggaggaccgtcgacgccctagagacgaccttacggatccatcaggtccactaactcttgcattagatgccttccgCTCTAACAGCAGGtttagggactccggtaaccgtactcgtcgaactcgacaaagaggtcgacgtgcaacctaacccatgcaccagcccactgagtttctcgctggatcttctcagcgggccgcgattccgatctggtagtagattcattcgcgaagcagctactcttgagttgttaggtttcccttggaggcgctctagctgagcctttgctcgccgcccacctgtccttgtgaaactggaaaggcctccgggccaccagtaaaccagcaatcattaaaaaaaagtatctcgCGGGAACTTCTCCGtggatcgcgatttcgatcctgTGGTGTAGACCTATTAGCCATAGCGGAGCCGGAATAGCCCCTAAAGCTACCAGCGAGTAGCTAGAGAAAAGGAAACTATCGCAGCACTATACCTActacttgtatttaaaaatatatatatctatagtaGACAGCCAATCGAAAACCGTCTTGTTTTCGCAAACAATTAAGGTGGGTATTCCATTTTCATACTGCTGTACATATGACCTTCTAATCTCTTTTGTAACCTAATCCATCATTGTCATAGTTATAGTACGTTGCTCGAGCGTTACGTTATAAAACTTAGCGTAGATAGCGTTATATTAAAAAGCGTTgcgtaaactttttttaaatatcgtgACGTCACAACCGAGTAGtggtatctatctatctatctatgtatttatataaaaatgaattgctgttcgttagtctcgctaaaactcgagaacggctggaccgatttggctaatttcggtcttgaattatttgtggaagtccagagaaggtttaaaatatgaaaatgttcggaattaaataataataacaattttgttttccatttgatgtgtcccccatcggacggattctttttgtttgttttaagtttattttatacaaaagtgttggtcttttatttatcgattgatgaactacgaagtctgccgggtcagctagtatgcaaTAAAATCAAACTTGTTCTCAAAAGATGATTTCGTGATAAGATAATGGAGCTTGCACATAGAGAGATGTTTTATgacccttataggcagacgtgcatatagcctacctgatggtgagtggctaccctCGCTCACATAGCTCCGAAAACGAAGGGATAGCTCAATTTGTACAATCAAACCGGCTTGATTGAGTGctcgataattttaattttgctatATTAATAGAAGATACATATATGTACTTGCGAGATTTGAACTGAGTGACAAAGTCGCgttgcttttttttctactttgaCACCTGTGATCAGTCGCCAAGACTATAATCAGGTGAGTTG encodes the following:
- the LOC101745272 gene encoding serine/threonine-protein phosphatase 2A regulatory subunit B'' subunit gamma, encoding MSDKEKEVKNKGSGTDISASGDAKLPNEQDTKLNNILKNRLKKYIKKLDDTGTSITKQESETIEVETFKELYQPKLDNDESYKSIPKFYYKLPRNDDVLAQKLREETRAQFLQKKSKELLDNAELKHLWTLLEKTNGNYSSSNNDELIIDYFQFKKIREEAGPKYRPYFTAEVFGRLQAAEGSVGRIRAVSLFNYVMRRVWLQQTRIGLSLYDVTGQGYLTEQDLESYIAELVPSLAALDGLDSSFTSFYVCTAARKFLFFLDPLRIGRVRISDVLSCSFLDDLLELREEDLPMELQEQNWFSAASALRVYGQYLNLDRDHNGMLSINELAGYGSGTLTQAFLQRVFQQCLTYDGEMDYKTYLDLVLALENRKQPAALAYLFRVLDINSVGYLDAFTLNYFFKAIQKQMIAHGAEPVNFDDVKDEIFDMIRPKDPTKITLQDLVRSGHGHTAVSILLELHGFWAYENREALAAADHNT